A genomic segment from Candidatus Viadribacter manganicus encodes:
- the fliM gene encoding flagellar motor switch protein FliM: MSAEPAAADTEWATAEAANDGGGETSERILNQDEIDSLLGFGLGDDENTNRTGVRAIINSALVSYERLPMLEIVFDRLVRLMTTSLRNFTSDNVEVSLDQISSVRFGDYLNSIPLPAIIAVFRAQQLDNFGLATVDSALIYSIVDVLLGGRRGAAATRVEGRPYTTIERTLVTRMIEVVLNDARQAFAPLTPVDFTLDRIETNPRFAAIARPPNAAIIVKLRIDMEDRGGKLELLLPYATLEPIRKMLLQQFMGEKFGRDNIWEGHLASELWNTKLELRAVLDEHKEPLSKVLNLKVGDTLMLDAPPDSPVTLKCGAVDLSIGRVGRMGHSLAVRVEKPISPAMQQAVMKLGGGK, translated from the coding sequence ATGAGCGCTGAGCCGGCCGCAGCTGATACGGAATGGGCGACAGCGGAAGCTGCCAATGATGGTGGCGGCGAAACCTCTGAGCGCATCCTTAATCAGGACGAGATCGATAGTCTCCTGGGCTTTGGTCTCGGCGATGATGAGAACACCAATCGCACCGGTGTCCGCGCCATTATCAATTCGGCGCTGGTTTCGTACGAACGCCTGCCGATGCTGGAAATCGTCTTCGACCGCCTCGTGCGGTTGATGACGACGAGCCTGCGCAACTTCACCTCGGACAACGTTGAAGTCAGCCTCGATCAAATCAGCTCGGTGCGCTTTGGCGACTATCTGAACTCGATCCCGCTGCCGGCGATCATCGCGGTGTTCCGGGCCCAGCAGCTCGACAATTTTGGTTTGGCGACAGTTGATTCGGCGCTGATCTATTCGATCGTCGACGTGTTGCTGGGCGGACGGCGCGGGGCCGCGGCGACGCGCGTTGAAGGGCGTCCATATACGACGATCGAGCGCACGCTGGTGACGCGGATGATCGAAGTGGTGCTCAATGATGCGCGCCAAGCGTTTGCGCCGCTGACGCCGGTCGATTTCACGCTCGATCGCATCGAGACCAATCCGCGTTTTGCGGCGATCGCACGTCCGCCGAATGCGGCGATCATCGTGAAGCTGCGCATCGACATGGAAGATCGCGGTGGCAAGCTTGAATTGCTGCTGCCGTACGCAACGCTCGAGCCAATCCGGAAGATGCTGCTGCAGCAATTCATGGGTGAGAAGTTCGGCCGCGACAATATCTGGGAAGGCCACCTCGCGAGCGAGTTGTGGAACACCAAGCTCGAACTGCGCGCCGTGCTCGATGAGCACAAGGAGCCTTTGAGTAAGGTTCTGAATTTGAAGGTCGGCGACACGCTGATGCTGGATGCGCCGCCGGATTCGCCGGTGACGTTGAAGTGCGGCGCCGTTGATCTCAGCATCGGTCGCGTTGGCCGCATGGGTCACAGCCTTGCGGTGCGCGTCGAGAAACCAATCAGCCCGGCCATGCAGCAGGCCGTGATGAAACTAGGAGGCGGCAAATGA
- a CDS encoding uracil-DNA glycosylase, producing MQNSAASQDAARALLAFWRAAGVDMDDAEAIFSARPATTAETRPPQQAPARVPFQIDPPAPKAKPKAKLQPADDAVNTARALAAAARNIAELRAAVGKFEGCALKATARNTVFTDGVERAPVLILGETPDREDDEQGRPLVGPAGQLLDRMLGAIGLDRKSNILISNVIYWRPPGNRDPTPGETIACQPFVERLVEITQPKLLILMGKLAANTALGRDETVTKLRGRKLSYSREGLKPPVNAMVMLHPAYLLGRPQHKRQAWTDLLFAEAWLQELGVERAAHL from the coding sequence ATGCAGAACTCAGCCGCCTCGCAAGACGCCGCGCGTGCGCTGCTCGCATTCTGGCGGGCCGCTGGCGTCGACATGGACGATGCTGAAGCCATCTTCAGCGCACGCCCGGCAACGACCGCCGAGACGCGCCCGCCGCAGCAGGCCCCCGCGCGCGTGCCGTTCCAAATCGATCCTCCGGCGCCTAAGGCCAAGCCGAAGGCCAAACTCCAACCCGCGGATGACGCCGTAAACACCGCGCGCGCGCTGGCGGCGGCGGCGAGGAACATCGCTGAACTCCGCGCCGCTGTGGGTAAATTTGAAGGTTGCGCTCTGAAGGCTACAGCTCGGAATACCGTCTTTACCGACGGCGTCGAGCGCGCCCCCGTCCTGATCCTAGGTGAAACGCCCGATCGCGAGGACGACGAGCAAGGCCGGCCTTTGGTCGGACCAGCCGGCCAATTGCTTGACCGGATGCTCGGCGCTATCGGCCTCGACCGAAAGTCCAATATACTGATTTCAAATGTTATTTACTGGCGTCCGCCCGGAAACCGCGACCCAACGCCAGGCGAAACTATCGCCTGCCAGCCATTCGTTGAACGCTTGGTCGAGATCACGCAGCCCAAGCTGCTGATCCTTATGGGAAAATTGGCGGCCAACACCGCTCTAGGTCGCGACGAGACGGTGACCAAGCTGCGCGGTCGAAAGCTGAGCTACAGCCGCGAGGGTTTAAAGCCCCCCGTCAACGCCATGGTCATGCTTCATCCCGCATACCTTCTTGGCCGGCCGCAGCATAAGCGGCAGGCTTGGACGGATTTGCTGTTTGCAGAAGCGTGGCTCCAGGAGCTGGGCGTTGAGCGGGCGGCGCATCTCTAA
- the flgG gene encoding flagellar basal-body rod protein FlgG, translating into MRALSIAASGMQAQQLNVDVISHNIANMNTTGFKRQRAEFQDMLYQNMERPGSTSSASGSVLPLGIQIGVGVRTDAVGRITEQGSITATSNPYDLAINGRGYFQVTMPSGQTGYTRAGNLAVNADGQMVTSDGYPIEPSITVPAEATAIQITRDGIVEVTLAGQTDPQQIGQLEIASFINPAGLEGIGDNLFLETPASGTATTATPGSPGMGTLMQGFLELSNVNAVEEISSLIVAQRAYEMNARVITAADEMLQSTTQLR; encoded by the coding sequence ATGCGTGCACTATCGATCGCCGCCAGCGGCATGCAGGCGCAACAGCTCAACGTCGACGTCATCTCGCACAACATCGCGAACATGAACACGACGGGCTTCAAGCGCCAACGCGCCGAATTCCAGGATATGCTCTATCAGAACATGGAGCGCCCGGGTTCGACATCATCGGCGTCAGGCAGCGTGCTTCCTCTCGGGATCCAAATCGGTGTCGGCGTTCGCACCGACGCTGTGGGCCGCATCACCGAGCAAGGCAGCATTACCGCGACCAGCAACCCCTACGATCTGGCGATCAACGGCCGCGGCTACTTCCAAGTGACGATGCCGTCGGGCCAAACCGGCTACACACGCGCAGGCAACCTCGCCGTCAACGCCGACGGCCAGATGGTCACCTCAGACGGCTACCCGATCGAGCCATCGATCACCGTGCCGGCCGAAGCCACGGCTATCCAGATCACCCGTGACGGCATCGTTGAAGTAACGCTCGCCGGCCAAACCGATCCGCAACAAATCGGCCAGCTTGAGATCGCCAGCTTTATCAATCCGGCGGGCCTAGAAGGGATCGGCGATAACCTCTTCCTGGAAACGCCCGCCTCCGGCACGGCGACAACGGCGACACCTGGCTCACCCGGCATGGGCACGCTAATGCAGGGTTTTCTCGAACTCTCCAACGTCAATGCGGTCGAGGAAATTTCGTCACTCATCGTGGCGCAGCGCGCCTACGAGATGAACGCGCGCGTCATCACCGCCGCCGACGAAATGCTCCAATCCACTACGCAGCTGCGCTGA
- a CDS encoding lytic transglycosylase domain-containing protein has product MTFRYAFAAFSVAALVAPAVHAEPRILVLTEQDEAAYRDAFEAIDSGDWRAVGTALSRANDDVLDGAVRGRMLLSRSYRASWSDYSSWLNRYGDYGMATAVYDRAMDSRSRRARRAGTRAPSPVAGRGRTLPGTPPPIPGDTVSARAAIERVHERIGAADFDAARDIALAQVGGPRSGVAQWQLGLIAYRAHDYAEAVRQFEASAQWPHHGGWARAGVHYWAARARLAAGETRGVTQHLEAAAERPWTFYGQLAETQLGRDSSLEFQQPEITDGAITRLIERYPAARRAAALAQLGRLSEVESEMRRLHADLDPADDRSFLALAIALEAPAAQLRVAEYGGRDVAAGFCPTTSFEPENGFSLDRALLYAIVRQESYFNPKAVSVSNARGLMQLLPSTARDMDRSHNYRRAPAPLFEPGLNMRLGQDYLQWLMTEFHNDGDLGRVFAAYNGGPGWLSRWLATQPADLDPLLVLEMMPRAESRDYAERSLSHMALCRKRYGQPTPELDRLASGAPALYTPLDQRVAGR; this is encoded by the coding sequence ATGACGTTCCGCTACGCCTTCGCCGCTTTTTCCGTCGCCGCCCTCGTGGCTCCGGCCGTTCACGCCGAGCCTCGCATTTTAGTTCTCACCGAACAGGACGAGGCGGCCTACCGCGACGCTTTCGAAGCCATCGATTCCGGCGATTGGCGCGCTGTCGGCACCGCACTCTCACGCGCCAATGACGATGTGCTCGACGGCGCCGTCCGTGGCCGCATGCTTCTTTCGCGCTCCTACCGCGCCAGCTGGAGTGACTATTCGAGCTGGCTCAATCGCTACGGCGACTACGGGATGGCGACGGCCGTCTATGACCGAGCCATGGATTCGCGCTCGCGCCGCGCACGCCGCGCCGGCACGCGTGCGCCAAGCCCAGTCGCGGGCCGTGGCCGCACCCTGCCCGGAACCCCACCGCCAATTCCAGGCGATACCGTCTCAGCGCGCGCCGCGATCGAGCGCGTCCACGAGCGGATAGGCGCAGCTGACTTCGACGCCGCACGCGACATCGCACTTGCTCAAGTTGGCGGGCCAAGGAGCGGCGTCGCCCAATGGCAACTCGGCCTCATCGCTTATCGCGCACATGATTACGCCGAAGCCGTTCGTCAGTTTGAGGCGTCGGCGCAATGGCCGCATCATGGCGGCTGGGCGCGCGCTGGCGTTCATTACTGGGCGGCGCGCGCACGATTGGCAGCTGGCGAAACACGCGGCGTCACCCAACATCTCGAAGCCGCAGCGGAGCGTCCGTGGACATTCTACGGCCAGCTTGCCGAAACACAGCTTGGCCGCGACAGCTCGCTCGAGTTTCAGCAACCCGAAATCACCGACGGCGCCATCACGCGCTTGATCGAGCGTTATCCTGCTGCACGCCGCGCCGCTGCATTGGCGCAACTTGGCCGCCTCTCGGAGGTCGAATCCGAAATGCGCCGTCTGCACGCGGACCTCGATCCCGCCGACGATCGCTCCTTCCTCGCGCTCGCCATTGCGCTTGAGGCGCCGGCCGCACAGCTCCGCGTTGCAGAATACGGCGGCCGTGATGTCGCCGCCGGCTTCTGCCCAACAACATCGTTCGAACCGGAGAACGGCTTCTCGTTGGATCGCGCGCTGCTCTACGCAATCGTGCGCCAAGAGAGCTACTTCAATCCGAAAGCTGTCAGCGTCTCGAACGCACGCGGCCTGATGCAGTTGCTGCCCTCTACGGCGCGCGACATGGATCGCTCGCACAATTATCGCCGCGCGCCGGCGCCGTTGTTTGAGCCCGGCCTCAACATGCGCCTCGGCCAAGACTACCTGCAATGGCTGATGACCGAGTTCCACAACGACGGCGACCTCGGCCGCGTCTTCGCCGCCTACAATGGCGGCCCCGGCTGGTTGTCACGCTGGCTCGCCACACAACCAGCTGATCTCGATCCGCTCCTCGTGCTTGAAATGATGCCACGCGCCGAAAGCCGCGATTATGCCGAGCGCTCGCTCTCGCACATGGCGCTGTGCCGCAAGCGCTACGGTCAGCCGACGCCAGAACTTGATCGTCTCGCATCAGGAGCGCCTGCGCTCTACACACCGCTCGATCAGCGCGTCGCTGGCCGCTAG
- a CDS encoding DUF6468 domain-containing protein produces the protein MSPITLAIEIVLAVMLAACLFFFWRLDQKLQALRSGQDGALRAAAELAQATAQAEAAVRAMRSTAQDAGRDLQARINDARATADRLGLGAGRMRSSADAGAVRGRM, from the coding sequence ATGAGCCCCATTACACTCGCAATCGAAATCGTCCTCGCGGTGATGCTCGCTGCGTGCCTGTTCTTCTTCTGGCGGCTGGATCAAAAGCTGCAGGCGTTGCGCAGCGGGCAGGATGGCGCTTTGCGCGCTGCTGCTGAGCTGGCGCAGGCGACGGCGCAGGCAGAGGCCGCAGTGCGCGCTATGCGCTCGACCGCGCAAGACGCCGGCCGTGATCTGCAAGCGCGTATCAATGACGCGCGCGCGACGGCGGATCGTTTGGGATTGGGGGCTGGACGCATGCGTTCGTCGGCCGACGCGGGCGCTGTGCGCGGCAGAATGTAA
- the flgF gene encoding flagellar basal-body rod protein FlgF, whose product MDNALMLGMQTQRVMQRRMDVAANNLANVATSGFKADGLLLEEADQTTAHADEDPRDIRFVRDIGIVHYMEQGPIEMTGNALDVAIEGSGFFMVQGPSGPLYTRDGAFTLTGDGRLVTSDGRAVLNSGGAPIVLDPQGESPTIGRDGAITVAGVEAGRIGVANFAAPGALSKVGDNLWDAQGQAQGQFDGVVLQGAIEGSNVRPVVELTRLIEISRAYQSAAKIVSGADELRQRAIQQLGR is encoded by the coding sequence ATGGATAACGCCCTCATGCTCGGCATGCAGACGCAGCGCGTCATGCAAAGACGTATGGACGTTGCCGCCAACAATCTCGCCAACGTCGCGACATCTGGTTTCAAGGCCGACGGTCTTCTTCTTGAGGAAGCTGACCAGACCACCGCGCACGCCGATGAAGATCCGCGCGACATTCGTTTCGTCCGCGACATCGGCATCGTCCACTATATGGAGCAAGGCCCGATCGAGATGACTGGCAACGCCCTCGACGTCGCCATCGAGGGCAGCGGCTTCTTCATGGTTCAAGGCCCTAGCGGCCCACTCTATACGCGCGATGGCGCGTTTACGCTTACGGGGGATGGACGGCTCGTCACCAGCGATGGTCGCGCCGTTCTTAACTCCGGGGGGGCGCCGATTGTGCTCGATCCGCAGGGCGAAAGCCCGACGATCGGACGCGACGGCGCAATTACTGTGGCCGGTGTCGAAGCCGGTCGCATCGGTGTGGCGAATTTCGCCGCCCCAGGCGCGCTCTCAAAGGTCGGGGACAACCTTTGGGACGCGCAAGGTCAAGCACAGGGTCAGTTCGATGGGGTCGTGCTGCAAGGCGCGATTGAAGGCTCGAACGTCCGCCCTGTGGTCGAGCTCACAAGGCTCATCGAAATATCGCGCGCTTATCAATCTGCAGCCAAAATCGTTTCGGGTGCGGATGAACTGCGTCAGCGCGCGATCCAACAGCTCGGTAGATAG
- a CDS encoding flagellar basal body-associated FliL family protein, whose product MFGKGKKKKGEKPEAEEAEGAAPPSEGGEGAEGAEGEGGAKKKMSGKKLVLFIILPAVLVLGGGGAAAFLLLGGGGGEQHAEANAGHEKAKGGHGGEAEGAGEAVPGPNGTTIMHGDNVVFVTLPEMLVNIQGPEGRPAYLKLTLTLEAPDDATVTALGEHIPRVTDQFNGFLRELRTEDLAGSAGAYRLRLELLRRVNLVIAPLRVNAVLIEEMLVQ is encoded by the coding sequence ATGTTCGGCAAAGGTAAAAAGAAAAAGGGCGAGAAGCCGGAGGCTGAAGAGGCTGAAGGCGCAGCCCCGCCCTCAGAAGGCGGCGAGGGCGCGGAAGGCGCTGAGGGCGAAGGCGGCGCCAAGAAGAAGATGTCGGGCAAGAAGCTCGTGCTCTTCATCATCTTGCCTGCGGTGCTGGTGCTCGGCGGCGGTGGCGCTGCTGCCTTCTTATTGCTTGGCGGCGGAGGCGGCGAACAGCACGCTGAAGCAAACGCCGGACATGAGAAGGCCAAGGGCGGACACGGCGGCGAGGCCGAAGGCGCCGGCGAAGCGGTGCCTGGCCCGAATGGCACGACGATCATGCACGGTGACAACGTCGTGTTTGTCACGCTGCCCGAAATGCTGGTGAACATTCAGGGGCCCGAGGGGCGTCCTGCGTATTTGAAGCTCACGCTCACGCTTGAAGCGCCAGATGATGCGACGGTGACGGCGCTCGGCGAGCACATTCCGCGCGTGACGGACCAGTTCAATGGCTTTTTGCGCGAACTGCGCACAGAGGACCTCGCAGGTTCTGCGGGGGCATATCGTTTGCGCTTGGAGTTGCTGCGGCGCGTCAATCTCGTGATCGCGCCGTTGCGGGTCAACGCTGTGCTTATTGAAGAAATGCTGGTGCAGTAA
- a CDS encoding MotE family protein — protein sequence MTKTKQPSKGASVRLMPAVMVTVAAVLGLKAVAMAESVAETVAEAGQDQPAAPSAAHGEETAPAAPATAHCEVPSLAEMAGLSQSEVQVLQALGTRRAELDARGEALQTQDGLMLAAEQRLSERVAELRALETHVNDLLGQLDQAQEERLTALVDVYQRMRAKDAAAVFDGLEDDVLVQVASRMRRPNLAEVMGRMEPARARQLTQMLADRARPPTNGNELLSRSRGGTTPAAAP from the coding sequence ATGACCAAGACGAAGCAACCTTCGAAGGGCGCTTCCGTGCGCCTGATGCCGGCGGTGATGGTCACCGTCGCGGCGGTGCTTGGGCTCAAGGCGGTCGCCATGGCCGAGAGCGTCGCCGAGACAGTCGCGGAAGCGGGGCAAGATCAGCCGGCGGCGCCGAGCGCAGCTCATGGCGAAGAGACGGCGCCCGCAGCGCCGGCGACGGCGCATTGCGAAGTGCCATCGCTCGCTGAGATGGCGGGCCTCAGTCAGTCGGAAGTGCAGGTGTTGCAAGCGCTGGGCACGCGCCGTGCTGAACTCGACGCGCGCGGCGAGGCGCTACAAACGCAAGATGGCCTGATGTTGGCCGCTGAGCAGCGTTTGAGCGAGCGTGTCGCTGAGTTGCGCGCGCTTGAAACCCACGTCAACGATCTGCTTGGGCAATTAGACCAAGCCCAAGAAGAGCGCCTGACAGCTCTCGTCGATGTCTATCAGCGCATGCGCGCTAAGGATGCGGCGGCGGTGTTCGATGGACTTGAAGACGATGTGTTGGTGCAGGTTGCGAGCCGCATGCGGCGGCCGAATCTTGCTGAGGTCATGGGCCGGATGGAGCCGGCGCGTGCGCGTCAGCTGACGCAAATGCTCGCGGACCGCGCACGTCCGCCGACCAATGGCAATGAATTGCTCAGCCGCTCGCGTGGTGGAACGACGCCAGCTGCTGCTCCCTAA
- a CDS encoding tetratricopeptide repeat protein, with product MPDATVSVGVQSDYTRLAFRFAGPTTVTPLQQGNRLDLRFSRAADIDIAELRATPPRFVREVRRVSAPGAPVRLQVTLEAGVRQRHFVDGDRVVIDLLPPEAGVEQTVAANGETTNAPAPGRPPVTGTGRVQLVEGANDTRITVTWPAAARAAAFRRGEAIWLLFDATGRMDMTGISRVGRRHQDVQVVQGQGVIGLRIPAPPEIQVSASAEDNAWTFTLGARASVPTPAQLTREVSADGRGRMTVNFGREGVVRWINDPEVGDRIAVALLGGPARGVVTRRATVEAAVLPAAHGAVIETRADDVSAVYANGTLTVSRGDGLIAATAEQSQLAADVSAAMMEGDHGPEVAHPEAAQNLVAVREHIDELMRRAADEGVAEGAPVEARMELARYLLENELAAEALGALRIVAINQGELAELDPEYRLLRGAANVMMGRVLPAQQDLNASALMNNSSAALWRGYAASLQQNWTDARRELERGAGGMEEHPPAWRARFRVALAESALQLNDYAAAEAAARAAIAEAPDQALRLQARLIEARVVGARGDTDRALTMLDELSRTHDEETAVRAQVEAIRVRRATGAMSATDSVELLEALRFRWRGNSTELTIVGMLGETYSELGRWREALSTMRIAADRFATNPATRQLRADMSTLFERLFLDGEADRLEPIQALGLFYEFSDLTPVGPNGDRIVRLLAGRLVHVDLLEQAAQLLQHQVDERLQGVGRAQVAADLAAIYLMDHKPDRALVALAGSRQPNMPQTLQADRRILEARALLDLGRLDAATEMVERDRSEDAQRVRAEAAWRARDWQRAAAELRTVLASRNRSQPLDEHARQVVLRTGVALTLAGDEAGVRALYREYAGDMANTPDADAFEVVAAGITADGAAIRDVARAVARTDLLGRFLDRVRSRMTEQAAQTAASAPATPPAAAPAPQTPAPQARAPATNPATGAQS from the coding sequence GTGCCTGACGCGACCGTTTCTGTTGGCGTGCAGAGTGACTACACGCGCTTGGCCTTCCGCTTTGCAGGGCCGACGACAGTGACGCCGTTACAACAAGGCAATCGCCTTGATCTGCGATTCTCACGCGCCGCCGACATCGACATCGCAGAGCTGCGCGCAACGCCGCCGCGCTTTGTGCGTGAAGTGCGCCGTGTCAGCGCTCCGGGTGCGCCGGTGCGGTTGCAAGTCACGCTCGAGGCTGGCGTGCGACAGCGTCACTTCGTCGATGGTGACCGCGTTGTGATAGACTTGCTTCCGCCCGAGGCTGGCGTTGAGCAGACGGTCGCAGCGAATGGCGAGACCACGAACGCGCCCGCGCCGGGGCGTCCGCCTGTTACTGGCACAGGCCGGGTGCAATTGGTTGAAGGCGCGAACGACACGCGCATCACCGTGACGTGGCCTGCTGCGGCGCGCGCGGCGGCATTCCGTCGTGGCGAAGCGATCTGGCTCCTGTTCGACGCTACCGGGCGCATGGACATGACCGGCATTAGCCGCGTCGGGCGCCGTCACCAAGATGTGCAAGTGGTGCAGGGGCAAGGCGTTATTGGCCTTCGCATCCCAGCGCCGCCTGAGATTCAAGTGTCTGCAAGCGCGGAAGACAATGCTTGGACGTTCACGCTCGGCGCGCGTGCTTCCGTGCCGACGCCGGCGCAATTGACGCGCGAGGTCAGCGCCGACGGGCGCGGGCGCATGACCGTGAACTTCGGCCGCGAAGGCGTCGTCCGCTGGATCAACGATCCGGAGGTCGGAGATCGCATTGCGGTGGCTCTGCTTGGGGGGCCGGCGCGAGGCGTGGTGACGCGGCGCGCGACGGTGGAAGCTGCGGTGTTGCCTGCAGCCCACGGCGCGGTGATTGAAACGCGCGCTGACGATGTCAGCGCTGTCTACGCCAACGGCACGCTTACGGTTTCGCGCGGCGATGGGTTGATCGCGGCGACGGCTGAGCAATCGCAACTCGCCGCCGACGTCAGCGCGGCAATGATGGAGGGCGACCATGGCCCCGAGGTTGCGCATCCGGAGGCCGCGCAAAACCTCGTCGCCGTGCGTGAGCATATCGATGAATTGATGCGCCGGGCGGCCGATGAAGGTGTTGCTGAAGGCGCGCCGGTTGAAGCGCGCATGGAGTTGGCTCGTTATCTGTTGGAAAACGAGCTCGCGGCCGAGGCATTGGGCGCGCTGCGTATCGTTGCAATCAATCAGGGTGAATTGGCCGAACTCGATCCGGAGTATCGTTTGTTGCGCGGTGCGGCGAACGTCATGATGGGGCGGGTGCTTCCGGCGCAGCAGGATCTCAACGCCTCGGCGCTGATGAACAATTCTTCTGCTGCATTGTGGCGCGGCTATGCGGCTTCGTTGCAGCAAAATTGGACAGACGCCCGTCGTGAGCTCGAGCGCGGCGCCGGCGGCATGGAAGAGCACCCGCCGGCCTGGCGTGCGCGTTTCCGCGTCGCGCTCGCGGAATCTGCACTGCAACTCAACGATTATGCGGCGGCGGAAGCGGCGGCTCGCGCCGCCATCGCTGAAGCGCCCGACCAGGCTTTGCGCTTGCAGGCGCGGTTGATCGAGGCGCGTGTCGTGGGCGCGCGCGGCGATACCGATCGCGCGCTGACCATGCTCGATGAACTTAGCCGCACGCATGATGAAGAGACTGCGGTGCGAGCGCAGGTCGAGGCCATTCGTGTGCGCCGCGCCACCGGCGCAATGAGCGCGACGGATTCGGTTGAGCTGCTGGAAGCTTTGCGCTTCCGTTGGCGCGGCAATTCCACAGAACTCACGATCGTCGGCATGCTCGGCGAGACCTATTCTGAGCTCGGCCGCTGGCGCGAGGCGCTTTCGACGATGCGAATTGCGGCGGATCGCTTTGCAACAAATCCGGCGACGCGACAATTGCGCGCCGATATGTCGACGCTGTTCGAGCGACTTTTCCTCGATGGGGAAGCCGATCGACTCGAGCCGATCCAGGCGCTTGGTTTGTTCTATGAGTTCAGCGATTTGACGCCAGTCGGCCCGAACGGTGATCGCATCGTGCGGTTGCTGGCAGGGCGCTTGGTGCACGTCGATCTCTTAGAGCAGGCGGCGCAGTTGCTGCAGCACCAGGTTGATGAGCGCTTGCAAGGTGTGGGCAGGGCGCAAGTCGCAGCGGATCTCGCTGCGATCTATTTGATGGACCACAAGCCCGATCGCGCCTTGGTGGCGCTCGCCGGTTCGCGCCAACCAAACATGCCCCAAACGCTGCAGGCCGATCGGCGTATCTTGGAAGCGCGAGCCTTGCTCGATCTTGGGCGCCTCGATGCGGCGACCGAGATGGTCGAGCGCGATCGCAGCGAGGATGCGCAGCGGGTGCGCGCAGAGGCCGCGTGGCGTGCGCGCGATTGGCAACGCGCGGCGGCTGAACTGCGGACGGTGCTCGCATCGCGCAATCGTTCCCAACCGCTCGATGAACATGCGCGCCAAGTTGTGTTGCGGACCGGCGTTGCGCTGACGCTCGCCGGGGATGAGGCTGGTGTGCGTGCGCTTTATCGCGAGTATGCGGGCGATATGGCGAATACGCCTGACGCCGATGCGTTTGAAGTCGTTGCCGCCGGCATCACGGCAGATGGCGCGGCCATTCGTGATGTTGCACGCGCGGTGGCGCGCACAGACTTGCTCGGCCGCTTCTTGGATCGCGTGCGTTCGCGGATGACAGAGCAAGCAGCGCAGACCGCCGCGAGCGCGCCAGCAACGCCGCCCGCCGCAGCCCCTGCGCCGCAAACACCCGCGCCGCAAGCGCGTGCGCCGGCGACCAACCCCGCCACCGGCGCCCAAAGCTAA
- the flgA gene encoding flagellar basal body P-ring formation chaperone FlgA encodes MLFRFCIAICLYFVCAAGLAHAQTVSLRPRIEANGPAVTMGDVFEGLPSNIAGRALSPAPQAGQVGSLQMSMLSAAASAAGLDFTPPPGVSAVQVIRPGGARATLPATTGSRTLADAAVRRGDFVDLVYQMPGMSLSMRARALEDGAVGQGIRLLNTSSNRTIDAIVTGPGAARANP; translated from the coding sequence ATGCTGTTTCGTTTTTGTATCGCCATCTGCCTCTATTTCGTTTGCGCCGCTGGGCTGGCTCACGCGCAAACGGTGTCTTTGCGTCCGCGCATCGAAGCGAACGGCCCCGCCGTCACCATGGGCGACGTGTTCGAGGGGCTCCCGTCGAACATTGCCGGCCGCGCACTTTCGCCGGCCCCGCAAGCGGGCCAAGTTGGCTCACTGCAAATGAGCATGCTGTCAGCAGCGGCATCCGCCGCGGGCCTTGACTTCACACCGCCCCCAGGCGTCAGCGCCGTGCAAGTCATTCGTCCCGGCGGCGCGCGTGCGACACTGCCCGCCACTACGGGCAGCCGCACGCTTGCCGACGCAGCCGTTCGCCGCGGCGACTTCGTCGACCTCGTTTATCAAATGCCAGGCATGTCTTTGAGTATGCGCGCTCGCGCGCTTGAAGACGGCGCTGTCGGCCAAGGCATTCGCCTTCTGAACACATCATCCAACCGCACCATCGACGCCATCGTCACCGGCCCAGGCGCCGCACGAGCCAACCCATGA